The proteins below are encoded in one region of Amycolatopsis magusensis:
- a CDS encoding MBL fold metallo-hydrolase — MQFVHFGHSCVLAETDGARILFDPGTFSRGFEDVRDLDAVLITHQHFDHLDGDRLPALLKANPGAKLIIDPGSQEAVEKLGLESRTALPGDTFTFGGTEVDVVGGHHAEIHRDLPAVPNVGYLLADGAFYHPGDALFVPDQQIDVLGLPTAAPWLKASEGIDFLRAVSPRVAVPIHEKILAMPEMMYGMFKNLGPEGTEVRPLNPGEPVQL, encoded by the coding sequence ATGCAATTCGTCCATTTTGGACATTCTTGCGTGTTGGCCGAGACGGACGGCGCGCGGATCCTGTTCGACCCGGGCACGTTCTCGCGTGGCTTCGAGGACGTCCGCGACCTGGACGCGGTGCTGATCACCCACCAGCACTTCGACCACCTCGACGGCGATCGCCTGCCCGCGCTGCTCAAGGCGAACCCCGGTGCCAAGCTGATCATCGACCCGGGCTCCCAGGAGGCCGTGGAGAAGCTGGGGCTCGAGTCGCGGACGGCGTTGCCCGGCGACACCTTCACCTTCGGCGGCACCGAGGTCGACGTGGTCGGCGGGCACCACGCGGAGATCCACCGCGACCTGCCCGCCGTGCCGAACGTCGGCTACCTGCTCGCCGACGGCGCCTTCTACCACCCCGGCGACGCGCTTTTCGTGCCCGACCAGCAGATCGACGTGCTCGGCCTGCCGACGGCGGCGCCCTGGCTGAAGGCCTCGGAGGGCATCGACTTCCTGCGGGCGGTGAGCCCTCGCGTGGCCGTGCCGATCCACGAGAAGATCCTGGCCATGCCGGAGATGATGTACGGCATGTTCAAGAACCTGGGACCGGAAGGGACCGAGGTGCGCCCGCTCAACCCAGGCGAGCCGGTACAGCTGTGA
- a CDS encoding DUF2334 domain-containing protein, translating into MDTKLLVSLSGMNPRTLHRCAELAEELDRRSVPLSMLCTPSTGVTSWLKQRVDRGDDLLLHGYDHTVPPTHRTVNLGRKAEFAALPAHEARLRLIAATAQLDHAGLRTRGFAPPRWLASRGTLDALRERGFRFCADVTSIRDLETGEVRRARVHGFGSQKQRTETLRCFALVLTAARVARRGGLLRLGVDASDLLRPSRRQAFLDAVDVALETGASGATYSLTAVPARLG; encoded by the coding sequence GTGGACACCAAGCTGCTCGTTTCCCTTTCCGGCATGAACCCGAGGACGCTGCACCGCTGCGCCGAGCTGGCCGAGGAGCTGGACCGGCGCAGCGTGCCGCTGTCCATGCTGTGCACCCCGTCGACCGGGGTGACCTCCTGGCTCAAGCAGCGCGTCGACCGCGGTGACGACCTGCTGCTGCACGGCTACGACCACACCGTCCCGCCCACGCACCGCACGGTGAACCTCGGGCGCAAGGCGGAGTTCGCCGCGCTGCCCGCACACGAGGCGCGCCTGCGGCTGATCGCCGCGACGGCCCAGCTCGACCACGCCGGCCTGCGCACCCGGGGTTTCGCCCCGCCGCGCTGGCTGGCCTCGCGCGGCACGCTGGACGCACTGCGGGAGCGCGGCTTCCGCTTCTGCGCCGACGTCACCTCGATCCGGGACCTGGAAACCGGCGAGGTGCGGCGCGCGCGGGTGCATGGTTTCGGCAGCCAGAAGCAGCGGACCGAGACCCTGCGCTGCTTCGCGCTCGTGCTCACCGCCGCCCGCGTGGCCCGCCGGGGTGGTTTGCTGCGCCTGGGCGTGGACGCCAGCGACCTGCTGCGCCCCAGCCGCCGCCAGGCCTTCCTCGACGCCGTCGACGTGGCGCTGGAAACCGGCGCGAGTGGTGCGACCTACTCGCTCACAGCTGTACCGGCTCGCCTGGGTTGA
- a CDS encoding sulfite exporter TauE/SafE family protein, with protein sequence MRTFLLFGLAGLLAQLVDGTLGMAFGVTATTTLLAVGTAPAAASAAVHLAEVGTSLASGLSHWKFKNIDWRTVGILAVPGAVGAVLGAYVLTSLSTEDATVWITLILLLLGLYVLIRFAFLKLGKLITGTRPGAKFLAPLGLVAGFVDATGGGGWGPVATTTLLSSGRLEPRKVVGSVDTSEFIVALAASLGFLFTLSQEDNLNYTVVFGLMIGGIIAAPVAAWLVRHLPPRLLGALAGGLIVFTNARTLLKEFGAADWVYTVTYAAIVVLWAVGVFAAVRSLREERKLNAAAGEDDAPTKEPVVQ encoded by the coding sequence ATGCGCACGTTCCTGTTGTTCGGATTGGCGGGCCTGCTGGCCCAGCTCGTCGACGGCACCCTGGGCATGGCGTTCGGGGTGACGGCCACGACCACCCTGCTCGCGGTCGGGACCGCCCCGGCCGCCGCGTCGGCCGCGGTGCACCTGGCCGAGGTCGGCACCTCGCTGGCTTCGGGCCTGTCCCACTGGAAGTTCAAGAACATCGACTGGCGCACGGTGGGCATCCTGGCCGTGCCCGGCGCGGTCGGCGCGGTGCTCGGCGCCTACGTGCTGACTTCACTGTCCACAGAGGACGCGACGGTGTGGATCACGCTGATCCTGCTGCTGCTCGGGCTGTACGTGCTGATCCGGTTCGCCTTCCTGAAGCTGGGCAAGCTGATCACCGGCACGCGGCCGGGCGCCAAGTTCCTCGCCCCGCTCGGCCTGGTGGCCGGGTTCGTCGACGCCACCGGTGGCGGTGGCTGGGGTCCGGTGGCGACCACCACGCTGCTGTCGTCGGGCCGGCTGGAGCCGCGCAAGGTGGTCGGCTCGGTGGACACCTCGGAGTTCATCGTCGCGCTGGCGGCGAGCCTCGGCTTCCTGTTCACCCTGTCGCAGGAGGACAACCTCAACTACACCGTGGTGTTCGGGCTGATGATCGGTGGCATCATCGCCGCGCCGGTGGCCGCCTGGCTGGTCCGCCACCTCCCGCCGCGCCTGCTCGGCGCGCTGGCCGGTGGCCTGATCGTGTTCACCAACGCGCGCACCCTGCTCAAGGAGTTCGGTGCCGCGGACTGGGTCTACACGGTCACCTACGCCGCGATCGTGGTCCTGTGGGCGGTCGGCGTCTTCGCCGCGGTCCGCTCGCTGCGCGAGGAGCGCAAGCTCAACGCGGCCGCCGGCGAGGACGACGCCCCCACCAAGGAACCCGTCGTGCAGTAG
- a CDS encoding putative leader peptide: MTTQVHLLDVIALVQRRHIDLVRVDSALCRR; this comes from the coding sequence GTGACGACGCAGGTGCACCTCCTCGATGTGATCGCGCTGGTCCAGCGCAGGCACATCGATCTCGTGCGCGTCGATTCCGCTCTCTGCCGCCGCTGA
- a CDS encoding SAM hydrolase/SAM-dependent halogenase family protein, translating into MPRTAYDWISFTTDYGLDDGFVAACRGVIAQRATLVRVLDVSHAIPPQHVRHGSAVLAQTVPYLPEAVHLAVVDPGVGTSRLGVVVVTDRGLLVGPDNGLLLPAAEALGGVRAAYQLTEPRYRLRQVSATFHGRDIFAPAAAHLALGADPADFGEPVSDLVRLPEPKVLARPGQLVAEVLTIDRFGNVQLAATALDLDLAELSGFLVVRCGAHQLVVSRGRTFADLPPGEGVLFTDSADQLAVAVNGGSAAASLGLHTAWSARGTTPGPPNYSGGSASQVCTVTASPTAS; encoded by the coding sequence ATGCCCCGAACGGCCTATGACTGGATTTCCTTCACCACCGACTACGGCCTCGACGACGGGTTCGTCGCGGCCTGCCGCGGGGTGATCGCCCAGCGCGCGACCCTCGTCCGCGTGCTCGACGTGAGCCACGCCATTCCCCCGCAGCACGTGCGCCACGGCTCGGCCGTGCTCGCGCAGACCGTGCCCTACCTGCCCGAGGCCGTGCACCTGGCGGTGGTCGACCCCGGCGTCGGCACCAGCAGGCTCGGCGTGGTCGTGGTGACCGACCGCGGGCTGCTGGTCGGGCCGGACAACGGCCTGCTGCTGCCCGCGGCCGAAGCGCTCGGCGGGGTGCGCGCGGCCTACCAGCTGACCGAGCCCCGGTACCGGTTGCGGCAGGTCTCGGCCACCTTCCACGGCCGCGACATCTTCGCGCCCGCCGCCGCGCACCTGGCGCTGGGCGCGGATCCGGCGGACTTCGGCGAGCCGGTGTCCGACCTGGTCCGGCTGCCCGAGCCCAAGGTGCTCGCCCGCCCGGGTCAGCTGGTCGCGGAGGTGCTGACGATCGACCGGTTCGGCAACGTCCAGCTCGCCGCCACCGCGCTGGACCTCGACCTGGCCGAACTGTCCGGGTTCCTGGTCGTGCGCTGTGGTGCGCACCAGCTGGTCGTGAGCCGCGGGCGCACCTTCGCCGACCTGCCACCGGGTGAGGGCGTGCTGTTCACCGACTCGGCCGACCAGCTGGCGGTGGCGGTCAACGGCGGTTCGGCCGCCGCGTCACTCGGCCTTCACACTGCGTGGTCCGCACGGGGGACGACCCCCGGACCCCCGAACTACTCGGGAGGTTCGGCGTCCCAGGTCTGCACGGTGACGGCGTCGCCGACGGCGAGCTGA
- a CDS encoding MOSC domain-containing protein, producing MARIAKLVHYPVKGCGGVELPVAEVTAAGIRHDRTFMAAAPDGTFRSQRRHPVLAAVRVEVLDDGARLRLRAPGVEDLVHEVAVDGPRHAASVFTFDGKGVHQGAEAAEWFSTVIGEPSVFLRVTPEHERVTSGLTAGTAAFADGHAVLVVSESSLDSLNERIASAGGDPVPMDRFRANIVVAGWAEPHVEDTVRTFAAGGVELAYAKKCLRCTVPLVDQETGKRAGSEPIRSLAKYRRVPAGKIAFGMKAAVVRPGQLAVGDAVTVQTWDAEPPE from the coding sequence GTGGCCCGTATCGCGAAGCTCGTCCACTACCCGGTGAAGGGGTGCGGTGGCGTCGAGCTGCCCGTCGCCGAGGTGACCGCCGCCGGGATCCGGCACGACCGCACCTTCATGGCGGCCGCGCCGGACGGCACCTTCCGCAGCCAGCGCCGCCACCCGGTGCTGGCCGCGGTCCGGGTCGAGGTGCTCGACGACGGCGCCCGGCTGCGCCTGCGCGCGCCGGGCGTCGAGGACCTCGTGCACGAGGTCGCCGTGGACGGCCCGCGGCACGCGGCCTCGGTGTTCACCTTCGACGGCAAGGGCGTGCACCAGGGTGCCGAGGCCGCCGAGTGGTTCTCCACGGTGATCGGCGAGCCGTCGGTGTTCCTGCGCGTCACGCCCGAGCACGAACGGGTGACCAGCGGGCTGACCGCGGGCACCGCCGCCTTCGCCGACGGCCACGCCGTGCTGGTGGTCTCGGAGTCCTCTTTGGACTCACTCAACGAGCGGATCGCCTCGGCGGGCGGGGACCCGGTGCCGATGGACCGGTTCCGCGCCAACATCGTGGTCGCCGGCTGGGCCGAACCGCACGTCGAAGACACCGTGCGCACCTTCGCCGCCGGTGGCGTCGAACTGGCCTACGCGAAGAAGTGCCTGCGCTGCACGGTTCCGCTGGTCGACCAGGAAACCGGCAAGCGCGCCGGTTCCGAGCCGATCCGCTCGCTGGCCAAGTACCGCCGGGTGCCGGCCGGCAAGATCGCCTTCGGCATGAAGGCCGCTGTGGTCCGGCCCGGTCAGCTCGCCGTCGGCGACGCCGTCACCGTGCAGACCTGGGACGCCGAACCTCCCGAGTAG
- a CDS encoding amino acid ABC transporter ATP-binding protein — MSGAASVELRDIHVSFGTLEVLRGVDLRVGKGETTCVIGPSGSGKSTLLRVVNRLQEPDSGDILLDGESVVATDADQLRRRVGMVFQHFNLFPHRTVLDNITLPLRSVKRLDKAEAEQVARDRLAEVGLADKAPYRPAALSGGQQQRVAIARALAMDPEVMLFDEATSALDPELVKGVLELMAGLAERGLTLLVVTHEMGFARQVADHVAFMDHGRIVELGEPAQVFEEPESPRLQRFLSQVL, encoded by the coding sequence ATGAGCGGCGCGGCGAGTGTGGAACTGCGCGACATCCACGTGTCCTTCGGCACGCTCGAGGTGCTGCGCGGGGTCGACCTGCGGGTCGGCAAGGGCGAGACCACCTGCGTGATCGGCCCGTCCGGCTCCGGGAAGTCCACCCTGCTGCGGGTGGTCAACCGGCTGCAGGAGCCGGATTCCGGCGACATCCTGCTCGACGGCGAGAGCGTGGTGGCCACCGACGCCGACCAGTTGCGCCGGCGCGTGGGCATGGTGTTCCAGCACTTCAACCTGTTCCCGCACCGGACCGTGCTGGACAACATCACCCTGCCGCTGCGCAGCGTGAAGCGGCTGGACAAGGCCGAGGCGGAGCAGGTCGCGCGTGACCGGCTGGCCGAGGTCGGCCTGGCCGACAAGGCGCCCTACCGGCCCGCGGCGTTGTCCGGCGGGCAGCAGCAGCGGGTGGCGATCGCCAGGGCGCTGGCGATGGACCCCGAGGTGATGCTGTTCGACGAGGCCACCAGCGCGCTGGACCCGGAGCTGGTCAAGGGCGTGCTGGAGCTGATGGCCGGGCTCGCCGAGCGGGGGCTGACCCTGCTGGTGGTGACCCACGAGATGGGCTTCGCGCGGCAGGTCGCCGATCACGTGGCGTTCATGGACCACGGCCGGATCGTCGAACTGGGTGAACCGGCGCAGGTCTTCGAGGAGCCGGAGAGCCCGCGCTTGCAGCGGTTCCTCTCGCAGGTCCTTTAG
- a CDS encoding amino acid ABC transporter permease: protein MDVLLDTFLNWEYIWEVFPDLLGTGLLNTLIFAVSSALLGTLLGMVLAVMGLSAKRWLRWPARVYTDIFRGLPAILTILLIGQGLGVLARDIVGNNPYPLGILALSLIAAAYIGEIFRSGIQSVEKGQLEASRALGMGYGKAMLLVVIPQGVRRVLPALVNQFIALIKDSSLVYFLGLLSSQRDLFRIGQDLAANTGNLSPLVAAGFLYLVITVPLTHLVNFIDKRLRQGRKIDRRDEDELDLVAGGKVGP from the coding sequence GTGGACGTTCTGCTGGACACCTTCCTGAACTGGGAGTACATCTGGGAGGTCTTCCCCGATCTCCTGGGCACCGGGCTGCTGAACACGCTCATCTTCGCCGTCTCCTCGGCTCTGCTGGGCACCCTGCTCGGCATGGTGCTCGCGGTGATGGGCCTGTCGGCGAAGCGGTGGCTGCGCTGGCCCGCCCGGGTGTACACCGACATCTTCCGCGGCCTGCCTGCCATCCTGACGATCCTGCTGATCGGCCAGGGGCTCGGCGTGCTGGCGCGGGACATCGTCGGCAACAACCCGTACCCGCTGGGCATCCTGGCGCTGAGCCTGATCGCCGCCGCCTACATCGGCGAGATCTTCCGCTCCGGTATCCAGAGTGTCGAGAAAGGACAGTTGGAGGCCAGCCGCGCGCTCGGCATGGGCTACGGCAAGGCGATGCTGCTGGTGGTCATCCCCCAGGGCGTGCGGCGGGTGCTGCCCGCGCTGGTGAACCAGTTCATCGCGCTGATCAAGGACTCCAGCCTGGTCTACTTCCTCGGCCTGCTGTCCTCGCAGCGCGACCTGTTCCGGATCGGCCAGGACCTCGCGGCGAACACCGGCAACCTTTCGCCGCTGGTCGCCGCCGGGTTCCTGTACCTGGTGATCACCGTGCCGCTGACGCACCTGGTCAACTTCATCGACAAGCGCCTGCGCCAGGGGCGCAAGATCGACCGGCGCGACGAGGACGAGCTGGACCTGGTGGCCGGCGGGAAGGTCGGCCCATGA